From Rhodovastum atsumiense, a single genomic window includes:
- a CDS encoding cryptochrome/photolyase family protein encodes MTSPVLLWLHRELRLGDNRALLAAVASGQPVLPIFVLDDETPGAWRPGEASRWWLHHSLAALAADLARLGAPLLLRRGRIADILPSLVRETGASAIHAGQPVEPWARRVAAELPRLAGVPLVLHRTVTLFDPEALRSGAGTPYAVFTPFSKACLARGPAAPPLPAPAHILAPERVPPSDPLEAWGLLPGQPDWAGGLRGTWTPGEAGARQRLAGFLDHTMEAYATARDRPDMDGTSRLSPHLHFGEISADQLWHAARAAGDGPGQIAFIREILWREFSAHLLWHHPTLPETPLRPNFARMPWQTAPRALRAWQRGRTGLPIVDAGMRQLWQTGWMHNRVRMIVASLLVKHLMLPWQQGEAWFWDTLVDADLANNAASWQWVAGCGADAAPFFRIFNPVLQGRKFDPDGSYVRRFVPELARLPDRWIHEPWAAPADVLEAARLRPGITYPAPIVDLAAGRARALAAFASLSAT; translated from the coding sequence ATGACCTCTCCCGTTCTCCTCTGGCTGCATCGCGAACTGCGCCTTGGCGACAACCGCGCCCTGCTCGCGGCGGTCGCCAGCGGGCAGCCCGTGCTGCCGATCTTTGTCCTCGATGACGAGACGCCCGGGGCATGGCGCCCCGGCGAGGCGTCACGCTGGTGGCTGCATCACAGCCTCGCCGCCCTGGCGGCCGATCTCGCCCGGCTGGGTGCGCCACTGCTGCTGCGGCGCGGGCGCATCGCCGACATCCTGCCGTCCCTGGTGCGGGAAACCGGCGCCAGCGCGATCCATGCCGGCCAGCCGGTCGAGCCCTGGGCACGGCGCGTGGCCGCCGAACTGCCACGGCTGGCCGGCGTGCCGCTCGTCCTGCACCGCACCGTCACGCTGTTCGACCCGGAGGCGCTGCGCAGCGGCGCCGGCACGCCCTACGCGGTCTTCACCCCCTTCTCCAAGGCCTGCCTTGCCCGGGGGCCGGCCGCCCCCCCTCTCCCCGCGCCCGCGCACATCCTCGCCCCGGAACGGGTCCCGCCGTCCGACCCTCTGGAGGCATGGGGCCTACTCCCAGGCCAGCCGGACTGGGCCGGCGGCTTGCGGGGGACCTGGACACCGGGCGAAGCCGGCGCCCGGCAGCGCCTTGCCGGCTTTCTCGACCATACCATGGAAGCCTATGCCACCGCGCGCGACCGGCCGGACATGGACGGCACCTCCCGGCTCTCGCCGCACCTGCATTTCGGCGAGATCAGCGCCGACCAGCTCTGGCACGCCGCCCGGGCCGCCGGCGACGGCCCCGGCCAGATCGCCTTCATCCGCGAAATCCTGTGGCGGGAATTCTCCGCCCACCTGCTCTGGCATCATCCCACCCTGCCGGAGACCCCGCTCCGGCCGAACTTCGCCCGCATGCCCTGGCAGACGGCCCCGCGAGCGCTCCGTGCCTGGCAGCGCGGCCGCACCGGCCTGCCGATCGTCGATGCCGGGATGCGCCAGCTCTGGCAGACCGGCTGGATGCATAATCGCGTGCGCATGATCGTCGCCAGCCTGCTGGTCAAGCACCTGATGCTGCCCTGGCAGCAGGGCGAGGCCTGGTTCTGGGACACGCTGGTGGACGCCGATCTCGCCAACAACGCCGCCTCCTGGCAGTGGGTGGCGGGCTGCGGCGCCGATGCCGCCCCGTTCTTCCGGATCTTCAACCCGGTGCTGCAGGGCCGGAAGTTCGACCCCGATGGCAGCTATGTCCGCCGCTTCGTCCCGGAGCTGGCCCGCCTGCCCGATCGCTGGATCCACGAGCCCTGGGCTGCCCCCGCCGACGTGCTGGAAGCCGCCCGGTTGCGCCCCGGCATCACCTATCCCGCGCCGATCGTCGACCTAGCCGCCGGGCGGGCCCGCGCGCTGGCCGCCTTCGCCAGCCTGTCGGCCACGTGA
- a CDS encoding metallophosphoesterase, whose product MIPPRTPLRVVGDVHGDAVGFARAADTERFVIQLGDLTDNGPDSAGALRIALRLRAERRGLFLLGNHDHKLARRLLGREVRTDAALAATLAQLDPALQAEALEAIRQAPAWLRQGTRFFVHGGFHTTMLATPPPAFGTRPTGALARALFGQTTGRMQRDGYPERVLDWIDRIPPGLTVYCGHDMRSTDGRPWMRQGAAGGTAVFLDTGAGKGGHLSWIDLPGEG is encoded by the coding sequence GTGATCCCGCCGCGTACCCCGCTGCGGGTGGTGGGCGACGTGCACGGCGACGCCGTCGGCTTCGCCCGGGCCGCTGACACCGAGCGTTTCGTCATCCAGCTCGGGGACCTGACGGATAACGGCCCCGACAGCGCCGGTGCATTGCGCATCGCCTTGCGCCTGCGGGCGGAGCGCCGGGGCCTGTTCCTGCTCGGCAACCATGATCACAAACTCGCGCGGCGGCTGCTCGGTCGCGAGGTGCGCACCGATGCCGCCCTGGCAGCGACGCTCGCCCAGCTCGACCCGGCGCTGCAGGCAGAGGCGCTGGAGGCGATCCGCCAGGCCCCGGCCTGGCTGCGCCAGGGCACCCGTTTCTTCGTCCATGGCGGCTTCCACACGACCATGCTCGCCACCCCGCCGCCCGCCTTCGGCACCAGGCCCACCGGCGCGCTCGCCCGCGCCCTGTTCGGCCAGACCACCGGCCGCATGCAACGCGACGGCTACCCCGAGCGCGTGCTCGACTGGATCGACCGCATCCCGCCCGGCCTGACCGTCTATTGCGGCCACGACATGCGCTCGACCGACGGGCGCCCCTGGATGCGCCAGGGCGCGGCCGGGGGCACGGCGGTGTTCCTGGACACGGGGGCCGGAAAGGGTGGACATCTCTCCTGGATCGACCTCCCCGGAGAGGGCTGA
- a CDS encoding alpha/beta hydrolase family esterase, protein MRALPAVLLLSLAAAAPSVAPAPSATPATPCEPCHVPGGIYHVHAPPGWNGTTPLPLLVFLHGHRGSGAGILDNPEVTGPADQLGFLLVAPDGAGGDWSHQGAPRQTRDDRSFLRTVVADVRKRLPVTHTIVLGGFSSGGSMVWDMACFAPLGFTAFLPFAGGFWERMPTACTAPVNLRHVHGTADPVAPLAGRSIGERWRLADIHRGFTIWRETDRCQGEPDHRVSAGELDCMVWSCRTRRTLELCLHPGGHEIEGTWLGEGLRWASRLPAQR, encoded by the coding sequence ATGCGCGCCCTGCCCGCCGTCCTGCTGCTCTCGCTGGCCGCGGCGGCGCCCTCCGTCGCGCCGGCCCCGTCCGCCACCCCGGCCACCCCCTGCGAACCCTGCCATGTCCCGGGCGGCATCTATCACGTCCATGCCCCGCCGGGCTGGAACGGCACCACGCCGCTGCCGCTGCTGGTGTTCCTGCACGGCCATCGCGGCAGCGGCGCCGGCATCCTCGACAACCCCGAGGTGACCGGCCCCGCCGACCAGCTCGGGTTCCTGCTGGTCGCCCCGGACGGCGCCGGCGGCGACTGGTCGCACCAGGGCGCGCCACGCCAGACCCGCGATGACCGCAGCTTCCTGCGTACGGTCGTGGCCGATGTGCGCAAGCGCCTGCCGGTTACTCACACCATCGTACTTGGCGGCTTCAGCAGCGGCGGCTCGATGGTGTGGGACATGGCCTGCTTCGCGCCGCTCGGCTTCACCGCCTTCCTGCCCTTCGCCGGCGGCTTCTGGGAACGCATGCCCACCGCCTGCACCGCCCCGGTCAACCTGCGGCACGTGCACGGCACCGCCGATCCCGTGGCGCCGCTCGCGGGCCGATCGATCGGCGAGCGCTGGCGTCTGGCCGACATCCACCGCGGCTTCACGATCTGGCGCGAAACCGACCGCTGCCAGGGCGAACCGGACCACCGGGTCAGCGCCGGCGAACTGGATTGCATGGTCTGGTCCTGCCGCACCCGCCGCACCCTGGAACTTTGCCTGCATCCGGGGGGACACGAGATCGAAGGCACCTGGCTCGGCGAAGGACTGCGCTGGGCCAGCCGCCTGCCGGCGCAGCGCTGA
- a CDS encoding DUF6134 family protein yields MTHERPWLRLGRRAMLAGLLALPAGAAGAALLATDRSFRVLADGRPIGTHAVRFSRRGEALEASSTIRLAVTVGPLTVFRFTHQAVETWQGQTFVRIESQTNDDGTKLWMRAMRQGGGVTVEGSAGRHIAPAAALPSTWWNRAVLAAPLFSAQDGQMYDKQVTAGPLETLPGGDGSLRGWRHSVTVGTDVDVWYDLEGRWAGLRFHRNGKLITYLPE; encoded by the coding sequence ATGACCCATGAGCGCCCATGGCTGCGGCTTGGCCGGCGGGCAATGTTGGCCGGTTTGCTGGCATTGCCAGCCGGCGCGGCCGGCGCCGCGCTGCTCGCGACCGACCGCAGTTTCCGCGTGCTCGCCGATGGCAGGCCCATCGGCACCCATGCCGTACGCTTCAGCCGCCGTGGCGAGGCGCTGGAAGCGTCCAGCACGATCAGGCTGGCGGTGACGGTCGGCCCGCTGACCGTGTTCCGCTTCACCCACCAGGCCGTCGAGACATGGCAGGGACAGACTTTCGTCCGGATCGAGAGCCAGACCAATGACGACGGCACGAAGCTGTGGATGCGGGCGATGCGGCAAGGCGGAGGGGTGACGGTCGAAGGCAGCGCCGGCCGCCACATCGCGCCGGCGGCCGCACTGCCCTCGACCTGGTGGAACCGCGCGGTGCTGGCCGCGCCGCTGTTCAGCGCCCAGGACGGACAGATGTACGACAAGCAGGTCACGGCGGGTCCGCTGGAGACGCTGCCCGGCGGTGATGGCAGCCTGCGCGGGTGGCGGCACTCGGTGACGGTCGGCACCGATGTGGATGTCTGGTACGACCTGGAAGGACGATGGGCGGGATTGCGGTTCCACCGCAATGGAAAGTTGATTACCTACCTGCCGGAATGA
- a CDS encoding SixA phosphatase family protein, giving the protein MRQLLLMRHAKSSWDDPKLSDHARPLNARGRLAAATMRRAMRDLGLSPDVVLVSSARRTLQTLEALEPWDETPLVEPMDALYLATTGQLLQVLRGVAETARSVLLIGHNPGLHELAMTLVGAHAITLGGNAVQRLAEGYPTGALAEFAVAGAWRNLGEGGGRLLRFLCPRDLPELAV; this is encoded by the coding sequence TTGCGCCAGTTGTTGCTGATGCGTCACGCCAAGTCCTCATGGGACGACCCGAAGCTGTCCGACCATGCCCGGCCGCTCAATGCTCGCGGCCGTCTGGCGGCCGCGACCATGCGTCGCGCCATGCGCGATCTCGGGCTGTCCCCCGATGTGGTGCTGGTGTCATCGGCCCGCCGAACGCTGCAGACGCTCGAAGCGCTGGAGCCGTGGGACGAGACGCCGCTGGTCGAGCCGATGGACGCCCTTTATCTCGCCACCACCGGGCAATTGCTGCAGGTGCTGCGGGGTGTGGCCGAAACCGCCCGCAGCGTGCTGCTGATCGGCCACAACCCGGGGCTGCACGAGCTGGCCATGACCCTGGTCGGCGCGCATGCCATCACCCTCGGGGGCAACGCCGTGCAGCGCCTGGCCGAGGGCTACCCGACCGGTGCGCTCGCCGAGTTCGCGGTGGCCGGCGCCTGGCGCAACCTGGGCGAGGGCGGCGGACGGCTGCTGCGTTTTCTCTGTCCCCGTGACCTGCCGGAGCTGGCGGTCTGA
- a CDS encoding CYTH and CHAD domain-containing protein gives MHIRLPDTAEATVSPSRSPSLSLDLALAPDEASRLPRLLQATRNRATTLRLIWHDTADGALAAEGLALLERRQGRTTIWLLQRILPGPEELAPPGTPFPVLAEAASPELLGSDLPADLTPIATLEGRARPFAGAGGVEAMLLAGTLHAGDVEGPCARLLLRGPAGAVATVVTTLASTVALTVPAASLAAEAAALAGRPLPPRRLGAPSLAARSTVGEAFAHIVAHLTDVVLHHAPAATAAQAPVPVHQMRVALRRLRSATGLFRRAVQCEELDAVTTGLKTLARTLGPARDWDVFTTGIGAKVGTVFPADPAITRMLAAAERRRQEAYGTLRAWLDGPEFRHLALALAMLAAARPWDAPGDGDGERARQARRLAMPLSDFASRVLERRLAPLRKAGDDVTALPVETLHQLRIAGKRLRYAAEFFAPLFPGRGTRRFIRRLTALQEAIGHLNDAAVAAGLLEEIGAAGSYAGGVVQGFVAAQAGDSRAEIARCWNRFHRLDPFWN, from the coding sequence ATGCACATACGCCTGCCGGATACGGCCGAAGCCACCGTTTCTCCGTCGCGTTCGCCATCGCTTTCGCTCGATCTCGCCCTTGCCCCCGACGAGGCGTCGCGCCTGCCGCGCCTGCTGCAGGCGACACGGAATCGTGCCACGACGCTGCGCCTCATCTGGCACGACACGGCGGATGGCGCGCTCGCCGCCGAAGGGCTGGCGCTGCTGGAGCGCCGCCAGGGCCGCACCACCATCTGGCTGCTGCAGCGGATCCTGCCCGGGCCGGAGGAGCTTGCGCCGCCCGGCACGCCCTTCCCGGTGCTGGCCGAGGCCGCGTCTCCCGAGCTGCTCGGGTCGGACCTGCCCGCCGACCTGACCCCCATCGCCACGCTCGAGGGGCGGGCGCGGCCCTTCGCCGGCGCCGGAGGCGTGGAGGCGATGCTGCTGGCCGGCACGCTGCACGCCGGCGATGTTGAAGGCCCCTGCGCGCGCCTGCTGTTGCGCGGCCCCGCCGGCGCCGTCGCCACGGTGGTCACCACGCTGGCCAGTACGGTCGCGCTCACTGTCCCGGCGGCTTCGCTGGCGGCGGAAGCGGCGGCGCTCGCCGGCCGGCCGCTGCCGCCGCGCCGGCTCGGGGCCCCCTCCCTGGCCGCGCGCAGCACGGTCGGCGAAGCCTTCGCGCACATCGTCGCGCACCTGACCGACGTCGTCCTGCACCATGCCCCCGCCGCGACGGCGGCGCAGGCCCCCGTGCCGGTCCACCAGATGCGGGTGGCGCTGCGTCGCCTGCGCTCGGCCACCGGGCTGTTCCGGCGCGCCGTGCAGTGCGAGGAACTCGATGCTGTCACGACCGGCCTGAAGACGCTGGCCCGCACGCTCGGGCCGGCGCGGGACTGGGACGTGTTTACCACCGGCATCGGCGCGAAGGTCGGCACCGTCTTTCCTGCCGATCCGGCGATCACCCGCATGCTTGCCGCCGCCGAGCGGCGGCGCCAGGAGGCCTATGGGACGTTGCGGGCCTGGCTGGACGGCCCCGAGTTCCGTCACCTCGCCCTGGCGCTGGCGATGCTGGCCGCGGCGCGGCCGTGGGACGCGCCGGGCGATGGCGATGGCGAACGGGCCCGACAGGCGCGCCGGCTGGCGATGCCGCTGTCCGACTTCGCCTCTCGCGTGCTGGAGCGGCGACTTGCTCCCTTGCGCAAGGCCGGCGACGACGTCACCGCGCTGCCGGTGGAAACCCTGCATCAGCTACGGATTGCCGGCAAGCGCCTGCGCTATGCGGCTGAATTCTTCGCCCCCCTGTTCCCCGGGCGCGGGACCCGTCGCTTCATCCGCCGCCTCACCGCGCTGCAGGAAGCGATCGGGCATCTCAATGACGCGGCCGTGGCGGCGGGGCTGCTGGAAGAAATCGGTGCCGCCGGCAGCTACGCCGGCGGCGTGGTGCAAGGCTTCGTCGCCGCGCAGGCGGGTGACAGCCGGGCCGAGATCGCACGCTGCTGGAACCGCTTTCACCGGCTGGATCCTTTCTGGAACTGA
- the gltA gene encoding citrate synthase, with the protein MSGTNGGGSITVTLDGTNKSTRLPLIPGSIGPQVADIRKLYDSVGVFTYDPGYGNTASCESKITYIDGDAGILLHRGYPIEQLAEHSNFLEVAYLLLNGDLPTPKQKAEFEMGVLRHNMVHEQLRSFYNGFRRDAHPMAVICGVVGALSAFYHDSLDINNADHRRIAAFRLIAKVPTIAAWAYKYSIGQPFMYPRNNLGYAENFLYMMGAVPPEEYKLNPVLARAMDRILILHADHEQNASTSTVRLAGSTGANPFACIAAGIASLWGPAHGGANEAVLKMLGEIGHVSNIKSFIEKVKDKNSNVRLMGFGHRVYKNYDPRAKIMAQTCHEVLEDLGIKDDPLLDLAMELEKIALDDEYFVSRKLYPNVDFYSGIILKAMGFPTSMFTVLFAVARTVGWISQWKEQVEDPSQRIGRPRQIYTGAVQRNFVPLAQRG; encoded by the coding sequence ATGAGCGGCACGAATGGCGGCGGATCGATCACGGTCACGCTCGATGGCACGAACAAGTCGACGCGGCTGCCGCTGATCCCGGGCAGCATCGGCCCACAGGTCGCCGACATCCGCAAGCTTTACGACAGCGTCGGGGTGTTCACCTACGATCCGGGTTACGGCAACACCGCCTCCTGCGAAAGCAAGATCACCTACATCGACGGCGACGCCGGCATCCTGCTGCACCGTGGCTACCCGATCGAGCAGCTCGCCGAGCATTCCAACTTCCTCGAAGTGGCCTATCTGCTGCTCAACGGCGACCTGCCGACGCCCAAGCAGAAAGCCGAATTCGAGATGGGCGTGCTGCGGCACAACATGGTGCACGAGCAGCTGCGCAGCTTCTACAACGGATTCCGCCGCGACGCGCATCCGATGGCGGTGATCTGCGGCGTGGTCGGCGCGTTGTCGGCCTTCTATCACGACAGCCTCGACATCAATAATGCCGACCATCGGCGCATCGCCGCCTTCCGGCTGATCGCCAAGGTGCCGACGATCGCTGCCTGGGCCTACAAATATTCGATCGGCCAACCGTTCATGTACCCCCGCAACAATCTCGGGTACGCAGAGAACTTCCTGTACATGATGGGCGCGGTGCCGCCCGAGGAATACAAGCTCAATCCGGTGCTGGCGCGGGCGATGGATCGCATCCTGATCCTGCATGCCGACCACGAGCAGAACGCCTCGACCAGCACGGTGCGGCTGGCCGGCTCGACCGGCGCCAACCCCTTCGCCTGCATCGCCGCCGGCATCGCCAGCCTGTGGGGGCCCGCCCATGGCGGCGCCAACGAGGCGGTGCTGAAGATGCTGGGCGAGATCGGCCATGTCAGCAACATCAAGTCCTTCATCGAAAAGGTGAAGGACAAGAACAGCAACGTCCGCCTGATGGGCTTCGGCCACCGGGTCTACAAGAACTACGACCCGCGCGCGAAGATCATGGCGCAGACCTGCCACGAGGTGCTCGAGGACCTCGGCATCAAGGACGATCCGCTGCTCGACCTTGCCATGGAGCTGGAGAAGATCGCGCTCGACGACGAGTATTTCGTCAGCCGCAAGCTGTACCCGAACGTCGATTTCTACTCTGGCATCATCCTCAAGGCGATGGGCTTCCCGACCAGCATGTTCACCGTGCTGTTCGCGGTGGCGCGCACCGTCGGCTGGATCAGCCAGTGGAAGGAACAGGTCGAAGACCCGAGCCAGCGCATCGGCCGTCCGCGGCAGATCTACACCGGCGCGGTGCAGCGGAATTTCGTGCCGCTCGCCCAGCGCGGCTGA
- a CDS encoding glycerophosphodiester phosphodiesterase family protein — MARRFELQGHRGARGLFPENTLEGFRATIALGVDAIELDIGVTADGVPVVFHDATLNGDIVRGPDGTWLAGEGPAIHALSFAELMQYDVGRLRPDTGYAAAQVAQDGARIPTLAATFGATGGVRIDAELKTIADRPELTVPPAEMAERVLAVAEAAGALGRLDLRSFDWRGLRHARALRPGLKLTFLTNARTVAAAALWWGGPSPADYGGSVPRAVAAEAGAACWAPSHVGLQRAEIEEAHALGLRVVPWTVNDPADMERLIAWEVDGICTDRPDLARTVMARAGLPLPGA, encoded by the coding sequence ATGGCACGTCGGTTCGAACTGCAAGGGCATCGCGGCGCACGGGGATTGTTTCCCGAGAACACGCTGGAGGGATTCCGGGCGACCATCGCCCTGGGCGTGGACGCGATCGAGCTCGACATCGGCGTCACCGCCGACGGCGTGCCGGTGGTGTTCCACGATGCGACGCTCAATGGCGACATCGTGCGCGGCCCGGACGGCACCTGGCTGGCCGGCGAGGGGCCGGCGATCCACGCCCTGAGCTTCGCCGAGCTGATGCAGTACGACGTCGGACGATTGCGGCCCGACACCGGTTATGCCGCTGCGCAGGTGGCGCAGGACGGCGCGCGCATTCCCACGCTCGCCGCCACCTTCGGCGCCACCGGTGGCGTGCGCATCGATGCCGAGCTGAAAACGATCGCCGACCGGCCGGAGCTGACCGTGCCCCCTGCCGAGATGGCCGAGCGCGTGCTGGCGGTGGCGGAAGCGGCGGGGGCGCTCGGGCGGCTCGACCTGCGCTCCTTCGACTGGCGCGGCCTGCGCCATGCCCGCGCGCTGCGGCCGGGGCTGAAACTGACCTTCCTCACCAATGCCAGGACGGTGGCCGCGGCGGCATTGTGGTGGGGGGGACCGTCGCCCGCCGATTACGGCGGCTCGGTGCCGCGCGCGGTGGCGGCCGAGGCGGGAGCGGCGTGCTGGGCCCCTTCCCATGTCGGGTTGCAGCGTGCCGAGATCGAGGAAGCGCACGCGCTCGGGTTGCGCGTGGTGCCGTGGACGGTGAACGACCCGGCCGACATGGAACGGCTGATCGCCTGGGAGGTCGATGGGATCTGCACCGACCGGCCGGATCTGGCGCGGACGGTGATGGCGCGGGCGGGGCTGCCGCTGCCGGGCGCATAG
- the cuyB gene encoding cysteate racemase has protein sequence MSERILGVLGGMGPLASAQFMARLTLLTPAARDQDHVPAILWSDPRVPDRTAARLGGGEDPLPWLRRGLRGLKAAGCGAVAIPCNTAHLWIDGMAEEGLPILHIVDAAAAALRAVVPSGPVGVLGTAATLQTRLYQDRLDRMGWTCVTPTPEEMDGLVSPGIAEVKANRPEVAFAPLAAAVRALAGRGAQAVVLGCTEIPLGIQAGPADSLGVPVVDTIDALARVAIAWAKGD, from the coding sequence ATGAGCGAACGCATTCTCGGCGTGCTCGGCGGCATGGGTCCGCTGGCGAGCGCGCAGTTCATGGCCCGGCTGACATTGCTCACGCCGGCGGCCCGCGACCAGGACCACGTGCCCGCGATCCTGTGGTCGGACCCGCGCGTGCCGGACCGGACCGCGGCCCGGCTTGGCGGCGGCGAGGATCCGCTGCCCTGGTTGCGGCGCGGGCTGCGCGGACTGAAGGCGGCCGGCTGCGGCGCGGTCGCGATTCCCTGCAACACCGCCCATCTCTGGATCGACGGGATGGCGGAGGAAGGCCTGCCCATCCTGCATATCGTCGATGCCGCCGCCGCAGCGCTGCGCGCCGTGGTGCCATCCGGCCCGGTGGGGGTGCTGGGCACGGCCGCGACGTTGCAGACCCGGCTTTATCAGGATCGTCTGGACCGCATGGGCTGGACCTGCGTGACGCCAACCCCCGAGGAAATGGACGGGCTGGTGTCGCCGGGCATCGCCGAGGTGAAGGCCAACCGGCCGGAAGTGGCCTTCGCGCCGCTCGCCGCCGCCGTGCGCGCGCTGGCCGGACGTGGCGCGCAGGCGGTGGTGCTGGGCTGCACCGAGATTCCGCTCGGGATCCAGGCCGGCCCCGCCGACAGCCTCGGCGTGCCGGTGGTCGATACCATCGACGCGCTCGCCCGCGTTGCCATTGCGTGGGCCAAGGGCGACTGA